In Patescibacteria group bacterium, a single window of DNA contains:
- a CDS encoding ParB/RepB/Spo0J family partition protein, whose translation MADQIVQIAVEELQSNPLQPRGVITPESLVDLVDSIKEHGVLEPLVVAKTPAGFQIIAGERRWRASKLAGLTHVPAIIRETSPKGMLEMAIVENVQRVDLNALDRAKGFERLMNEFALTTSEVAVRIGKSVAYVSNSMRLLQLPDALKDGLLSGLISEGHARALSAIDDSGLMIEAYKIILRESGSVRRAEELARRMKAKTGQAPKPKSRIADMRIISEDIDRMQDEMQKGLTNGDDPKSTSVKLVRSRSQTKVTFLLKGSLEETENRLQKIYNSLKAA comes from the coding sequence ATGGCTGATCAAATTGTACAAATTGCAGTAGAAGAGCTTCAAAGCAATCCTTTACAGCCTCGCGGAGTTATAACACCAGAATCTTTAGTTGATTTGGTTGATTCTATAAAAGAACATGGAGTTCTTGAACCTTTGGTTGTTGCTAAAACCCCAGCAGGATTTCAAATAATTGCAGGTGAGAGGCGATGGAGAGCAAGCAAACTTGCCGGGCTTACACATGTTCCAGCGATTATTCGTGAAACTTCGCCAAAGGGAATGCTTGAAATGGCAATTGTGGAAAATGTGCAAAGAGTTGATCTTAATGCGCTGGACCGCGCTAAAGGATTTGAAAGATTAATGAATGAATTTGCGCTTACAACTAGCGAAGTTGCAGTCCGAATTGGAAAATCTGTTGCTTATGTAAGTAATTCAATGAGACTTTTACAACTTCCTGATGCACTTAAAGACGGGCTTCTTTCAGGACTTATTTCTGAAGGACATGCAAGAGCATTAAGCGCAATTGATGATTCTGGATTAATGATTGAAGCTTATAAAATAATTTTACGCGAAAGCGGATCTGTGCGAAGAGCAGAAGAGCTTGCGAGACGTATGAAAGCAAAAACAGGACAGGCTCCAAAACCAAAGTCTAGAATTGCAGATATGAGAATTATTAGTGAAGATATTGATCGAATGCAGGATGAAATGCAAAAGGGGCTCACAAACGGCGATGATCCAAAATCAACTTCTGTAAAACTTGTTCGCTCAAGAAGCCAGACTAAAGTTACATTTTTACTTAAGGGAAGTTTGGAAGAAACCGAAAATAGACTCCAAAAGATTTATAATTCTTTGAAAGCTGCTTAA
- a CDS encoding 50S ribosomal protein L27 — protein MSHHKAAGKTRQHTSPAGKRLGVKVSHGQKVKAGSVLVRQHGSKVHAGSGTKYGRDFTVFSIFEGTVNFGTKLGKKFISING, from the coding sequence ATGTCACATCATAAAGCAGCAGGGAAAACAAGACAACATACATCGCCAGCAGGAAAAAGGCTTGGCGTCAAAGTTTCTCATGGACAAAAAGTAAAAGCTGGATCAGTTTTGGTACGCCAGCACGGAAGCAAAGTTCATGCAGGATCCGGCACCAAATACGGACGAGATTTCACTGTATTTTCTATTTTTGAAGGAACTGTGAATTTTGGGACAAAATTAGGTAAAAAATTCATTTCAATAAATGGCTGA
- the rplU gene encoding 50S ribosomal protein L21, giving the protein MKYAVIKIQGHQYRVSEGDEILVDKLPGDVAEAQVLMLSDEGKVTLGTPILEKAKVALKMIEPVVKGEKIYSAKYHAKSRYRRRIGFRAKYSKLLVQSIKI; this is encoded by the coding sequence ATGAAATACGCAGTTATTAAGATTCAAGGGCATCAATATAGAGTCTCTGAGGGAGACGAGATTTTGGTGGATAAACTCCCCGGAGATGTAGCTGAAGCACAAGTTCTCATGCTTTCTGATGAGGGAAAAGTGACTCTTGGAACTCCAATATTGGAAAAAGCAAAGGTTGCACTTAAAATGATTGAGCCTGTTGTTAAGGGTGAAAAGATTTATTCAGCTAAATATCATGCTAAAAGCCGATATCGAAGACGAATTGGATTTAGAGCTAAATACTCTAAACTTCTAGTACAAAGTATTAAAATCTGA
- a CDS encoding FtsW/RodA/SpoVE family cell cycle protein encodes MNITSSGLKKDIGLIISFFILIIFSIVILRAIAPHEFPIYFVYIFSAIAAFFIFSQIGFDVLSEFSNHFYIGGVILLLLPLLIGQVTRGVVRWIPLGPIQVLPSELVRPFLFVFFANKLTQDDLQFKEFAKISFLFLVIFLLIVVQPSLGVAMLTAFGYLGIVLATTFDKKKIIAILIAVIIGLPIFWHFLKPYQRERILSFDNYNSVQATISVGSGKITGEGLGQGTQTQLAFLPEKQTDFVFASIAQEMGFVGAGLVLIVSFFMLYRIVANVANAYNPAARSFISGVFVALLVQTLVHVGMNMGILPITGVTLPLVSAGGSSLVATAIMLGMVIGAKK; translated from the coding sequence ATGAATATCACCTCTTCAGGGCTTAAAAAAGATATTGGTTTAATCATTTCTTTTTTTATTTTAATTATTTTTAGCATTGTCATACTTCGTGCAATTGCTCCACATGAGTTTCCAATATATTTTGTTTATATATTTAGCGCTATTGCCGCCTTTTTCATATTTTCTCAAATTGGTTTTGATGTACTGAGCGAATTTAGCAATCATTTTTACATTGGAGGTGTAATTTTATTATTACTTCCTCTTCTGATTGGGCAAGTGACTCGTGGAGTTGTAAGGTGGATTCCTTTGGGACCGATACAAGTACTCCCCTCAGAACTTGTGAGGCCTTTTTTGTTTGTTTTTTTTGCAAATAAACTGACTCAAGATGATTTGCAATTTAAAGAGTTTGCAAAAATTAGTTTTTTATTTTTAGTGATATTTTTATTAATAGTTGTCCAGCCATCGCTTGGAGTCGCAATGCTTACGGCATTTGGATATTTGGGAATAGTTTTAGCAACAACTTTTGATAAAAAGAAAATTATCGCAATTTTGATTGCTGTAATTATTGGCTTGCCGATTTTTTGGCATTTTTTGAAACCCTATCAGCGAGAGCGTATTTTGTCATTTGATAATTATAATAGTGTGCAGGCAACTATTTCTGTTGGAAGCGGAAAAATTACAGGGGAGGGGCTTGGGCAGGGGACACAAACACAGCTTGCTTTTTTGCCTGAAAAACAAACTGACTTTGTTTTTGCAAGTATCGCCCAAGAAATGGGATTTGTGGGAGCCGGATTGGTTTTAATAGTAAGTTTTTTTATGCTTTATAGGATTGTTGCAAATGTAGCAAATGCTTATAATCCTGCGGCGCGCAGTTTTATTTCTGGAGTTTTTGTAGCATTACTTGTGCAAACTTTAGTTCATGTTGGAATGAACATGGGAATTTTGCCAATTACGGGAGTGACTTTGCCGCTTGTTTCTGCTGGAGGAAGCAGCTTGGTTGCAACGGCCATCATGCTTGGAATGGTAATTGGAGCGAAAAAATGA
- the ileS gene encoding isoleucine--tRNA ligase: MSKKYFNEVDPRVNFPKMEENVLSFWEKENIFQKSLEKNKNSKKTFTFYEGPPTANGNPGIHHVEARSFKDIVPRYKTMRGFDVPRQAGWDCHGLPVEIKVEKELGISGKPQIEEYGIKEFNALCRKSVLQYVDEWTKLTKRMAYWVDTDKPYWTMDNSYIEKEWRLLAEMWEKDFLYEDYKVLPYCPRCGTSLSSHELALGYKEMTEDPSVFIKFELKKEKGTYFLAWTTTPWTLPGNVALAVDEKQIYIKVETEKGKLILAEKRFKDLKIEGKVLEKFKGKELLNIEYEPLFNYMSYDTRSHFVVAADFVSMDEGTGIVHTAVMYGEDDFKLGKKYDLPMKHSVNEKGEFVGDVTAWAGKFVKNKTLEKEIIETLDKNGNLFKAETLKHTYPFCWRCGTPLLYYAMISWYLKTTAVKDKLIENNNSVNWIPEHIKEGRMGDWLNNNHDWALSRSRYWGTPLPIWKCDNCEHTLLVGSVKELEELSGKDLKNLDLHRPFIDEIKFKCSKCDNGHMVRVNFVLDCWFDSGAMPYASGATHFPADYISEAIDQTRGWFYTLLAEATLLGRENAYKNVVCLGHLLDEKGNKMSKSKGNVIDPFEVINNVGADATRWYMYSTIAPGPSFRFSENLVRDVIKRFMLVFWNSYNYFVTYSNLNNWEPGKEKKSENILDRWMEVRLQELVNKITNSLDNFDMFTATHEIEDFVVKDFSQWYIRRSRGRTDDGFFATSYKVLVTVAKLMAPFAPFVSDEIYKNLTKEISVHLADWPESKELDKNSQKLLNEMDEVRKASEKTHSMRKESLISLRQPLNLLTVDYKFSDELKNVLMDEVNVKNIVFGKEFKLDTNITAELKAEGEMRDVVRKIQEERKNLKTNLDEFVDVTLPDWPKEFEEEIKKRALVKNISKGEFKVERIK, encoded by the coding sequence ATGTCAAAAAAATATTTTAACGAAGTTGATCCAAGGGTAAATTTTCCAAAAATGGAAGAGAATGTTTTGTCTTTTTGGGAAAAAGAAAACATTTTTCAAAAATCTCTTGAAAAAAACAAAAATTCAAAAAAGACGTTTACTTTTTATGAAGGGCCGCCAACTGCAAACGGAAATCCTGGAATTCATCATGTCGAAGCACGTTCTTTTAAAGATATTGTTCCTCGATATAAAACCATGAGAGGATTTGATGTCCCAAGGCAAGCTGGCTGGGATTGTCATGGACTTCCCGTGGAGATTAAAGTTGAAAAAGAACTAGGAATTTCTGGAAAACCTCAGATTGAAGAATACGGAATAAAAGAATTTAATGCACTTTGCCGAAAAAGTGTTTTGCAATATGTTGATGAATGGACAAAATTAACAAAGCGCATGGCTTATTGGGTCGATACTGATAAACCATATTGGACAATGGATAATTCATATATTGAAAAAGAATGGAGGCTTCTTGCTGAAATGTGGGAGAAGGACTTTTTGTATGAAGATTATAAAGTTTTGCCGTATTGCCCAAGATGTGGAACTTCACTTTCTTCTCATGAACTAGCTCTTGGTTATAAAGAGATGACCGAAGATCCATCTGTCTTTATAAAGTTTGAATTGAAAAAGGAAAAAGGAACTTATTTTCTTGCATGGACAACAACACCATGGACGCTTCCGGGAAATGTTGCCTTAGCAGTAGATGAAAAGCAAATTTATATAAAAGTTGAAACGGAAAAAGGTAAATTAATTTTAGCTGAGAAAAGATTTAAAGATTTAAAGATTGAAGGAAAAGTTTTAGAAAAATTTAAAGGAAAAGAATTACTAAATATTGAATATGAACCCTTGTTTAATTATATGTCTTATGACACAAGATCTCATTTTGTTGTAGCTGCTGACTTTGTTTCTATGGACGAAGGGACAGGAATTGTACATACCGCTGTGATGTACGGAGAAGATGATTTTAAACTTGGTAAAAAATATGATCTTCCTATGAAACATTCTGTGAATGAAAAAGGAGAATTTGTTGGAGATGTAACTGCCTGGGCTGGAAAATTTGTAAAAAATAAGACTCTTGAAAAAGAAATTATTGAAACTTTAGATAAAAACGGGAATTTATTCAAGGCCGAAACTTTAAAACACACTTATCCATTTTGTTGGAGATGTGGGACGCCACTTCTTTATTATGCAATGATTTCCTGGTATTTAAAAACTACTGCAGTTAAGGATAAATTAATTGAAAATAATAATAGTGTAAACTGGATTCCAGAACACATCAAAGAAGGCCGTATGGGGGACTGGCTTAATAATAACCATGATTGGGCATTATCGAGAAGCCGTTATTGGGGTACGCCTCTTCCAATTTGGAAATGTGATAATTGCGAGCATACATTATTAGTTGGGAGTGTTAAAGAATTAGAAGAACTTTCTGGAAAAGATTTAAAGAATCTGGATCTTCATAGGCCATTTATTGACGAAATAAAGTTTAAATGCAGCAAGTGTGATAACGGCCATATGGTGCGAGTCAACTTTGTTTTGGATTGCTGGTTTGATAGCGGCGCAATGCCATATGCATCCGGAGCAACACATTTTCCAGCTGATTATATTAGCGAAGCAATCGATCAAACTCGAGGGTGGTTTTATACACTTCTTGCTGAAGCAACCCTTTTAGGACGCGAAAATGCATATAAAAATGTGGTTTGTTTGGGGCATTTGCTTGATGAAAAAGGAAATAAAATGAGCAAATCGAAAGGAAATGTAATTGATCCCTTTGAAGTGATTAATAATGTTGGAGCGGATGCGACAAGATGGTATATGTATTCGACAATTGCACCAGGGCCAAGCTTTAGATTTTCAGAAAATTTAGTGCGCGATGTCATAAAAAGATTTATGTTGGTTTTTTGGAATAGTTATAATTATTTTGTAACTTACTCAAATTTGAATAATTGGGAACCAGGAAAAGAAAAAAAGAGCGAAAATATTTTAGATAGATGGATGGAAGTAAGACTTCAAGAATTAGTTAATAAAATTACAAATAGTTTGGATAATTTTGATATGTTTACTGCTACACATGAGATTGAAGATTTTGTGGTTAAGGATTTTTCGCAGTGGTATATAAGACGAAGTAGAGGTAGAACCGATGATGGATTTTTTGCAACAAGCTATAAAGTATTAGTAACAGTTGCAAAATTGATGGCACCATTTGCGCCGTTTGTTAGCGACGAAATTTATAAAAATTTAACAAAAGAAATTTCAGTGCATTTGGCTGATTGGCCTGAAAGTAAAGAGTTGGACAAAAATAGTCAAAAACTTTTAAATGAAATGGATGAGGTGAGAAAAGCTTCTGAAAAAACTCATTCAATGAGAAAAGAGAGTTTAATATCATTGCGACAACCACTTAATTTGTTGACTGTAGATTATAAATTTAGTGATGAACTTAAAAATGTTTTGATGGATGAAGTTAATGTAAAAAATATTGTTTTTGGAAAAGAATTTAAACTTGATACAAACATAACTGCTGAACTTAAGGCTGAAGGGGAAATGAGAGATGTTGTTCGTAAAATTCAGGAAGAACGCAAGAACTTGAAAACTAATTTAGATGAATTTGTGGATGTTACACTTCCTGATTGGCCAAAGGAATTTGAAGAAGAAATTAAAAAGCGAGCGCTTGTAAAAAATATTTCTAAGGGTGAATTTAAAGTCGAGAGAATTAAGTAG
- a CDS encoding phosphodiester glycosidase family protein: MKKGFIPIVLLILVPFIIALVYIAIKRGEIKIGMPTPVPTVSTIPTESSTPTPSPSPIPTPKITPTPVVTVKPTLPPVSGPPGTGVSTINVHTEKGDFTATVMSFDLGSTRVITDSANDSDCTSACPVDNLADFVSKNGGFAGVNGTYFCPAEPAYASCGQNNSFDFSFYNTRLNHWINQGNLGYSGRSIVYFDGSGAHYMQNASGFGGGLTAGIVMSPGLVDGGNVQIDDNQSGLSDKQKAVGLKEGIGIIGTNKVMIVVAQSVNMEQFAYVFKALSATGAMNLDEGGSTAMYYQGRYVFGPGRNIPNAVVFANK; the protein is encoded by the coding sequence ATGAAAAAAGGTTTTATACCAATTGTTCTTTTGATTTTAGTTCCGTTTATTATCGCTTTAGTTTATATTGCTATAAAACGCGGTGAAATTAAAATTGGTATGCCAACTCCTGTACCGACAGTTTCTACAATTCCAACTGAAAGTTCAACACCAACACCATCTCCATCCCCAATTCCTACTCCAAAAATTACTCCGACGCCAGTTGTGACTGTAAAGCCGACGTTGCCTCCAGTTTCTGGGCCGCCTGGAACAGGAGTTTCTACAATAAATGTGCATACAGAAAAAGGAGATTTCACTGCAACAGTTATGTCTTTTGATTTAGGGAGCACAAGAGTAATAACTGACAGCGCAAACGACTCTGATTGCACAAGCGCTTGCCCAGTTGATAACTTAGCTGATTTTGTTAGTAAAAACGGTGGATTTGCAGGAGTTAATGGAACATATTTTTGTCCGGCGGAGCCGGCGTATGCGAGTTGCGGGCAAAACAATTCCTTTGATTTTAGTTTTTATAACACGAGACTTAATCATTGGATAAATCAAGGAAATTTGGGATATTCAGGACGCTCAATAGTTTATTTTGATGGAAGTGGGGCGCATTATATGCAAAACGCCAGCGGATTTGGAGGAGGGCTGACTGCTGGAATAGTTATGAGCCCAGGATTAGTTGATGGAGGGAATGTGCAAATTGATGATAATCAATCAGGACTCTCCGATAAGCAAAAAGCTGTTGGGCTTAAAGAAGGGATTGGGATTATTGGGACAAATAAAGTGATGATAGTTGTTGCGCAAAGTGTAAATATGGAGCAGTTTGCTTATGTATTTAAAGCATTAAGCGCAACAGGAGCCATGAACCTTGATGAAGGAGGAAGCACAGCAATGTATTATCAAGGAAGATATGTTTTTGGACCAGGGAGAAATATTCCTAATGCTGTTGTTTTTGCAAATAAATGA
- the ftsA gene encoding cell division protein FtsA: protein MKKNRIIAGIDIGSSKITVLIAQVATDNVTFENSIHIVGVATSPSRGIKKGQIVDIDDAVEATISAVEAAERMAGYNLNSTWVTVGGAHISSQNSTGVVAVSDPNGEVSAEDVARVIEAARAVSMPASREIIHVIPRDFIVDGEGGVKDPVGMAGVRLEVETHLVTVSSPALKNLTKTVNEVGVNIDGVVFSGIASSTAVLSDTEKELGCVLIDIGAGATSIAAFVDGGLVYSGALPIGARNVTNDLAIGLRVSIETAEKIKLSLSQPKKDNTAKSDVIEVVDDDTKETKKISRRTLTEGIIRPRLNEIFTMIRLDLEKNGIINKIPSGAVITGGGALTVGVIDSAKRMLTLPVRIGEPTGVEGLVDEILNPSFASAIGLLQYGVMQELPAANIKEKTNIKMKLPNANMFGKVIDTIKDLLP, encoded by the coding sequence ATGAAGAAAAATAGAATTATTGCTGGAATAGATATTGGCTCTTCCAAAATTACTGTTCTTATTGCTCAAGTCGCAACTGACAATGTAACTTTTGAAAATTCTATTCATATTGTTGGAGTTGCTACCAGTCCGTCAAGAGGAATAAAGAAGGGACAAATTGTTGATATTGATGATGCAGTCGAAGCGACAATCTCAGCTGTTGAAGCTGCTGAGCGAATGGCTGGGTATAACTTGAATAGTACATGGGTAACTGTTGGGGGAGCACATATTTCTTCACAAAATTCGACTGGGGTTGTCGCAGTATCTGATCCAAACGGAGAAGTTTCTGCTGAAGATGTTGCACGCGTTATTGAAGCAGCGCGCGCTGTGAGTATGCCAGCATCTCGCGAAATAATTCATGTAATTCCGAGAGATTTTATTGTTGACGGCGAAGGCGGAGTAAAAGATCCAGTTGGGATGGCTGGAGTAAGGCTTGAAGTGGAAACACATCTTGTTACAGTTTCATCTCCAGCGCTTAAAAATTTAACTAAAACGGTCAATGAAGTCGGAGTAAATATTGATGGAGTTGTTTTTAGTGGCATCGCATCAAGCACAGCAGTTTTGTCTGATACAGAAAAAGAATTAGGATGTGTTTTGATTGATATTGGAGCTGGAGCGACTTCTATTGCGGCATTTGTTGATGGAGGATTGGTTTATTCAGGAGCTCTTCCAATTGGAGCGCGAAATGTAACAAATGACTTAGCGATTGGACTTCGTGTTTCGATTGAAACAGCTGAAAAAATAAAGCTTTCACTTTCTCAACCTAAAAAAGATAACACTGCAAAAAGCGATGTGATTGAAGTAGTTGATGATGACACAAAAGAAACCAAAAAGATTTCAAGAAGAACTCTTACTGAAGGAATTATAAGGCCACGATTGAATGAAATATTTACAATGATAAGGCTTGATCTAGAGAAAAATGGAATAATTAATAAAATTCCATCAGGAGCTGTAATTACCGGAGGAGGAGCTTTGACTGTTGGTGTGATTGATAGTGCGAAGCGTATGCTTACACTTCCAGTTCGAATTGGAGAACCAACTGGAGTGGAAGGATTGGTTGATGAAATTTTAAACCCTTCTTTTGCAAGCGCAATTGGTTTGCTTCAATATGGAGTGATGCAAGAACTTCCTGCTGCTAATATAAAAGAAAAGACAAATATAAAAATGAAGTTGCCAAACGCAAATATGTTTGGTAAAGTGATTGATACGATCAAAGATCTTCTGCCCTAA
- a CDS encoding UDP-N-acetylglucosamine--N-acetylmuramyl-(pentapeptide) pyrophosphoryl-undecaprenol N-acetylglucosamine transferase has translation MQKKNDILITGGHAATTAIPVIEKLQKEYSGYNLFWVGPKSAVEGKFVPTLASEVMPKLGVKFIPITTGRLQRKFTIWTIPSLLKIPIGILQSFKILFDIKPKIILSFGGYASVPVCFAGFVLGIPVFVHEQTVAVGLANKISSSFAKKIFIAREESKQSLHDCLGKKIFLVGNPISSEILKIPAKTKISKSPTLYITGGSSGAQRINNAVSEILYELLKNYKVIHQTGKLDYQKFENLKNEFPTDLKKNYEVYAFLDPKNVSNIFEKSDLIISRAGANTISEIAITGRPAIIIPIPWTSYNEQFKNAQMLEKSGQAIVLEEKYLTGQNLLNKINLVIKNWKSMANKKSEIAELDKKAAGKIVQEIEEYLK, from the coding sequence ATGCAAAAGAAGAATGATATTTTAATTACAGGAGGCCATGCAGCAACAACTGCAATTCCTGTGATTGAAAAGTTACAAAAAGAATATTCTGGATATAATTTATTTTGGGTTGGGCCAAAAAGCGCTGTTGAAGGAAAATTTGTACCAACTCTTGCTTCAGAAGTAATGCCAAAACTTGGAGTAAAATTTATTCCAATAACTACAGGAAGATTACAGCGAAAATTTACAATTTGGACTATTCCATCGCTACTTAAAATTCCAATCGGAATTTTGCAATCATTTAAAATTTTGTTTGATATAAAACCAAAAATAATTTTATCTTTTGGAGGATATGCAAGTGTGCCAGTTTGTTTTGCAGGATTTGTTTTAGGAATTCCTGTTTTCGTACACGAACAGACAGTTGCAGTTGGTTTGGCAAATAAAATCTCTTCAAGCTTTGCAAAGAAAATTTTTATCGCGCGAGAAGAGAGTAAGCAGAGCTTGCACGACTGCCTCGGTAAGAAAATTTTTTTGGTTGGGAATCCTATCTCTAGTGAAATTTTAAAAATACCAGCAAAAACTAAAATTTCTAAGTCTCCAACTCTTTATATTACTGGAGGAAGCAGCGGAGCACAAAGAATTAATAATGCAGTTAGCGAAATTTTATACGAACTGCTTAAAAATTATAAAGTAATACACCAAACTGGAAAATTAGATTATCAGAAATTTGAAAATCTAAAGAATGAATTTCCAACGGATCTAAAGAAAAATTATGAAGTTTATGCTTTTTTAGATCCGAAAAATGTTTCGAATATTTTTGAAAAGTCAGATTTGATAATTTCAAGAGCTGGAGCAAATACAATTTCTGAAATTGCGATTACTGGAAGACCTGCGATTATTATTCCAATTCCCTGGACTTCTTATAATGAACAATTTAAAAATGCGCAAATGCTTGAGAAATCCGGACAGGCAATTGTTTTGGAAGAAAAATATTTAACTGGGCAAAATTTACTTAATAAAATTAATTTGGTAATAAAAAATTGGAAGAGTATGGCAAATAAAAAGAGCGAAATTGCAGAGCTTGATAAAAAGGCTGCAGGGAAAATTGTTCAAGAGATAGAGGAATACCTCAAGTGA
- the ftsW gene encoding putative lipid II flippase FtsW translates to MTKNNGRTLLVLTIVLTFLGLFAVADASAPQALAYFHDSFYYLKEQIVWAILGFAAMFAAMIIDYSVWKKFASIFFAINVVLLLVVLIPGIGSRVLGARRWISIGSFTLQPSELIKVSIIFYIAKLADLKKPFLNLILPIALVAGLIMFEPDLGTTIVVITIGLTQLFVAGVSLIPFAATGIVGGLIGFLLTITSSYRRARLETFLNASSDPLNPSNYHIRQVLIALGSGGFFGVGLGQGKQKYLFLPESATDSVFANIAEELGFLGAIVVIGLLCFFIYKCMQIATHAPDNFSTIVATGIIAWFCAQIFLNLASMVALIPLTGVPLPFFSYGGSSLTVILFSVGVLLNISKHAKEE, encoded by the coding sequence GTGACAAAAAATAATGGACGGACTCTTCTTGTTTTAACTATTGTCTTAACCTTTTTGGGGCTTTTTGCTGTTGCTGATGCGTCTGCTCCTCAAGCGCTCGCTTATTTTCATGACAGTTTTTATTATTTAAAGGAACAAATTGTGTGGGCAATTCTAGGTTTTGCTGCAATGTTTGCTGCAATGATTATTGATTACTCTGTTTGGAAAAAATTTGCATCAATTTTCTTTGCAATCAATGTGGTTTTACTTTTGGTTGTTTTAATTCCTGGAATTGGAAGTCGTGTTTTGGGAGCGAGAAGATGGATAAGTATTGGAAGTTTTACACTTCAGCCATCAGAGCTTATTAAGGTAAGTATTATTTTTTATATTGCAAAGCTTGCTGATTTGAAAAAACCATTTTTAAATTTAATCTTACCTATTGCGCTTGTGGCAGGATTAATTATGTTTGAGCCAGATCTTGGAACTACAATTGTTGTAATAACGATTGGATTGACACAACTTTTTGTGGCAGGAGTTTCTTTAATTCCTTTTGCGGCAACTGGAATAGTTGGGGGATTAATTGGGTTTTTACTTACAATTACATCAAGTTATAGAAGGGCAAGATTGGAAACTTTTTTGAATGCTTCAAGCGACCCGCTTAATCCAAGCAACTATCATATTCGCCAAGTTTTGATTGCTCTTGGGTCCGGAGGCTTTTTTGGAGTGGGGCTTGGGCAAGGTAAACAAAAATATTTATTTTTACCAGAATCGGCAACGGATAGTGTCTTTGCAAATATTGCAGAGGAATTAGGATTTTTGGGAGCGATTGTTGTTATTGGACTACTTTGTTTTTTTATTTATAAATGCATGCAAATTGCAACGCATGCGCCCGATAATTTTTCAACAATTGTTGCGACAGGAATTATTGCCTGGTTTTGCGCTCAGATATTTTTAAATCTGGCATCGATGGTTGCACTTATTCCTTTAACTGGAGTACCGCTTCCGTTCTTTTCTTATGGCGGAAGCAGCTTAACTGTAATACTATTTAGCGTTGGGGTATTATTAAATATTAGCAAGCATGCAAAAGAAGAATGA
- the mraY gene encoding phospho-N-acetylmuramoyl-pentapeptide-transferase, whose translation MNLPNLLPLSLGFLIFSFLINAVLIVPFIDLLYKLKFQRQVEGGKNSKSLFDKLHDKKAGTPTGGGVLLVVTVVIMFAILFPIMSSLGVYITTAHNLLNELFVIFFTFISFGILGLLDDYVKIFKKGKEGQLGYVFGLSKKTKFAIQFVLAGVVSFWLYHFLGIQFVHIPLLSHVINLGIFYIPFAMFVIVFFTNAFNFTDGLDGLASGLLAIYLFAFIVIAAANLDTPLSIFIALWIGAVMAFLYFNVNPARIWLGDTGALSFGAMIAVIGLLTGNVASLFIIGGIFVIEAFSSLIQILGWKILKRRIFPIAPIHHAFLAIGWEEPKIVMRAWLAGIMLAILGLWLARI comes from the coding sequence ATGAATTTACCAAATCTTTTGCCACTTTCACTTGGTTTTTTGATCTTTTCATTTTTAATTAACGCGGTTTTAATTGTTCCTTTTATTGATCTTCTTTATAAACTTAAATTTCAAAGACAAGTTGAGGGAGGGAAAAATAGCAAATCTCTTTTTGATAAATTGCATGATAAAAAAGCTGGGACACCGACTGGAGGAGGAGTTTTGCTTGTTGTTACAGTTGTTATTATGTTTGCAATATTATTTCCTATCATGTCTTCGCTTGGAGTTTATATAACCACTGCACATAATTTATTAAATGAACTTTTTGTGATCTTTTTTACTTTTATTTCTTTTGGAATTTTGGGGCTTTTGGATGATTATGTAAAAATTTTTAAGAAAGGAAAGGAAGGGCAACTTGGTTATGTCTTTGGTTTAAGTAAAAAAACTAAGTTTGCCATTCAGTTTGTGTTGGCTGGTGTTGTTTCTTTTTGGCTTTATCATTTCTTGGGAATACAGTTTGTGCATATACCACTTCTTTCTCATGTAATTAATCTGGGAATTTTTTACATACCATTTGCAATGTTTGTTATTGTCTTTTTTACAAATGCATTTAATTTTACAGATGGACTTGATGGGCTTGCATCTGGACTTCTCGCTATTTATCTTTTTGCATTTATTGTTATTGCGGCAGCAAATCTGGATACTCCGCTTTCTATTTTTATTGCTCTCTGGATTGGTGCTGTGATGGCATTTTTATATTTTAACGTAAACCCTGCACGTATTTGGCTTGGGGATACTGGTGCTCTTTCTTTTGGTGCAATGATTGCTGTGATCGGACTTTTGACAGGAAATGTCGCGTCGCTTTTTATAATTGGGGGAATATTTGTAATAGAAGCTTTTTCTTCGCTAATACAAATTTTAGGCTGGAAAATTTTAAAAAGGAGAATTTTTCCAATTGCTCCAATCCATCATGCATTTTTGGCGATTGGCTGGGAGGAACCGAAAATTGTTATGCGTGCCTGGCTTGCCGGAATAATGCTAGCGATTTTAGGTCTTTGGCTTGCTAGAATCTAA